The following coding sequences lie in one Haematobia irritans isolate KBUSLIRL chromosome 3, ASM5000362v1, whole genome shotgun sequence genomic window:
- the rho-4 gene encoding rhomboid-4 isoform X2, whose translation MTFVICMYICLQSQKHQKHDADGDGQINIHELKALIDAGLCHDIPPHIAQQILKLNDNDNNGNLDFEEFYSMSKRHKWMIRNLLTSYCRMIVPPPKPLEGDQLDGAYEKQMSVCPPPLTMVIFSVVEIIMFLIDVIHFQDDPDNNRRIGESTNGPAATLFIYNPYKRYESWRFVTYMFVHVGLMHLFMNLIIQIFLGVALELVHHWWRVALVYLAGVVAGSMGTSLTSPRIFLAGASGGVYALITAHIATIIMNWKEMEYAIVQLFVFLIFCFTDLGTSIYRHLTDQHDQIGYMAHLSGAVAGLLVGIGVLRNLEVRRWERILWWIAVIFFFALMMTGILIHFFLPDYFPRQEYH comes from the exons CACGATGCCGATGGGGATGGTCAAATCAATATACACGAATTAAAAGCCCTCATAGATGCCGGCCTATGTCATGATATACCACCACATATTGcgcaacaaattttgaaattaaatgacAATGACAATAATGGAAATTTAGATTTCGAAGAATTTTACAGCATGTCCAAGCGTCACAAATGGATGATACGGAATTTACTAACATCATATTGTCGTATGATTGTGCCACCTCCGAAACCCTTGGAAGGGGATCAATTAGATGGAGCCTATGAAAAACAAATGTCCGTTTGTCCACCACCTCTGACAATGGTTATATTTTCTGTCGTTGAGATTATCATGTTTCTCATCGATGTTATACATTTCCA AGATGATCCCGACAATAATCGGCGAATTGGAGAAAGCACAAATGGTCCAGCCGCAACCTTGTTCATTTATAATCCATACAAACGTTACGAATCATGGCGTTTCGTTACTTACATGTTTGTTCATGTCGGTCTTATGCATCTTTTTATGAATCTAATTATCCAGATCTTTTTGGGAGTAGCCTTGGAATTAGTTCATCATTGGTGGCGAGTTGCTTTAGTTTATTTAGCCGGTGTTGTGGCAGGTTCCATGGGCACATCTCTGACAAGTCCCCGTATATTTTTGGCTGGTGCATCAGGTGGTGTTTATGCTCTTATAACAGCACACATTGCAACTATAATTATG AACTGGAAAGAAATGGAATATGCTATTGTTCAACTCTTTGTTTTTCTTATCTTCTGTTTTACGGATTTGGGTACATCCATTTATCGTCATCTAACCGATCAACATGACCAAATTggttatatggcccatttgtctgGAGCTGTAGCTGGTCTATTAGTCGGTATAGGAGTTCTTCGTAATTTAGAAGTACGTCGCTGGGAACGTATTCTCTGGTGGATTGCAGTTATATTCTTTTTTGCCTTAATGATGACTGGAATTCTCATACATTTCTTTTTACCTGATTATTTTCCACGACAAGAATACCATTAa
- the LOC142230415 gene encoding uncharacterized protein LOC142230415: MKVFVCLVLIGVASVTAKPKPGGGWSSGGGGGGGGWSSGGGGGGGGGGGGDVQIVKIITEGGGGGGGGGGGWSSGGGGGGGGWSSGGGGGGGGGGGGGGGDIKLVKIISLGGGGGGGGGGGGWSSGGGGGGGWSSGGGGGGGGGGGGSTKIIKIIKLGGGGGGGGGGYGGGGGGWSSGGGGGGGWQPSGGWT; encoded by the coding sequence gttttCGTATGTTTAGTTCTAATTGGTGTTGCCTCTGTGACAGCTAAGCCAAAACCTGGTGGTGGTTGGTCTAGTGGAGGCGGTGGCGGCGGAGGAGGATGGTCGTCTGGTGGAGGAGGAGGTGGTGGCGGAGGAGGTGGTGGTGATgtacaaattgttaaaattataacaGAAGGTGGTGGCGGAGGAGGTGGCGGTGGTGGTGGATGGTCGTCTGGCGGTGGTGGAGGAGGTGGTGGATGGTCGTCAGGTGGAGGTGGTGGAGGtggaggtggtggtggtggaggaGGAGGTGACATCAAACTTGTTAAAATTATCAGCCTAGGAGGTGGAGGCGGAGGAGGTGGTGGCGGTGGTGGATGGTCCTCTGGCGGTGGTGGTGGAGGTGGTTGGTCTTCTGGCGGGGGTGGAGGTGGTGGAGGTGGTGGAGGCGGTTccactaaaattattaaaattattaaattaggcGGCGGTGGTGGAGGCGGTGGAGGTGGTTATGGAGGTGGCGGTGGAGGATGGTCATCTGGTGGTGGAGGCGGTGGTGGCTGGCAACCTTCTGGAGGTTggacctaa